The following coding sequences lie in one Danio rerio strain Tuebingen ecotype United States chromosome 25, GRCz12tu, whole genome shotgun sequence genomic window:
- the zgc:101540 gene encoding hsFATP2a_ACSVL_like domain-containing protein (The RefSeq protein has 1 substitution and aligns at 99% coverage compared to this genomic sequence), with product MYVWMTALAGLALLLPALLKTFFPYFLQDCVYIYRALGCGVRLNIYKRKTPFYSIVDCFLEAVKKHPRKAFIHFEGETFSYEEVEKRSNKVADALRSVVGLREGDTVALFLGNEPRFVWTWLGLAKLGCPAALLNFNIRSKSLLHCFSCCGANVLIADAELLDAVEEILPALKQKGIRVYLLSSECTTEGVQCIGAAIAGASDKAISPSLRSNVHIRSTALYIYTSGTTGLPKAAYVTHERVWASSFIQGVCGVTSEDIFYINLPLYHSAGFLIGLVGCIERGSTFVLRRKFSASQFWDDCRKYNITVMQYIGETLRYLCNTPQKDNDRDHKVKIAIGNGVRADIWKEFLKRFGRIHVRELYAATEGNVGFINYTDKVGVVGRINIISKLFFPFALIKFDIEKEEPVRNAEGFCIPVERDEVGLLVGKITKHTPFVGYAGNKQQTDKKRLADVFEKGDLYFHSGDLLRIDHQNFVYFQDRVGDTFRWKGENVATTEVADILTMVDCIEEANVYGVKVEGHEGRIGMAAVKLKEGREFDCVSTCSVLANYLPVYARPRFIRIQNSLEVTGTFKMMKVKLVEEGFNPALIEDSLFFLDLTQKKYIPLSQDIYNSIMSQDIKL from the exons ATGTATGTGTGGATGACTGCGCTCGCGGGCTTGGCTCTCCTCCTCCCCGCGCTCCTCAAAACTTTCTTCCCGTATTTTCTGCAGGACTGCGTTTATATATACAGAGCTCTCGGATGCGGCGTCCGACTCAACATTTACAAGAGGAAAACTCCCTTCTACAGCATCGTGGACTGCTTTTTGGAGGCGGTGAAGAAACACCCGAGAAAAGCGTTCATTCATTTTGAAGGCGAGACTTTCTCCTATGAGGAGGTGGAGAAGCGGAGCAATAAAGTGGCGGACGCGCTGCGCTCGGTGGTCGGCCTCCGGGAAGGGGACACGGTTGCGCTTTTCCTGGGCAATGAGCCCCGGTTTGTGTGGACTTGGCTCGGCTTGGCCAAACTGGGCTGTCCCGCTGCACTCCTGAACTTCAACATCAGATCCAAATCACTCCTTCACTGCTTCTCCTGCTGCGGCGCGAATGTGCTCATAGCGGACGCCG AGCTCCTTGATGCTGTTGAGGAGATTCTGCCAGCACTGAAGCAGAAGGGAATCCGGGTGTACCTGCTGTCTTCTGAGTGCACTACTGACGGTGTTCAGTGTATCGGTGCTGCTATCGCTGGAGCTTCAGATAAAGCGATCTCTCCATCTCTCAGATCTAATGTCCACATCAGAAGCACAGCTCTGTACATCTACACCTCCGGCACCACAG GTCTTCCTAAAGCAGCGTATGTGACCCACGAGAGGGTGTGGGCTTCGTCCTTCATCCAGGGTGTCTGTGGAGTGACGTCTGAAGACATTTTCTACATCAACCTTCCTCTTTATCACAGCGCTGGATTCCTTATTGGACTCGTTGGATGCATCGAAAGAG GCAGCACTTTTGTTCTGCGGAGAAAGTTTTCCGCTTCTCAGTTCTGGGACGACTGCAGGAAGTACAACATTACTGTGATGCAGTACATCGGAGAAACCTTACGCTACCTCTGCAATACGCCACAG AAAGACAATGATCGAGACCACAAAGTGAAGATCGCCATTGGCAACGGTGTGCGAGCCGACATCTGGAAAGAGTTCCTGAAGCGTTTTGGACGCATCCACGTGCGGGAGCTGTACGCCGCTACTGAGGGAAACGTCGGCTTCATCAACTACACTGATAAAGTCGGAGTGGTCGGTCGGATCAATATTATCAGCAAG CTGTTCTTCCCCTTTGCCCTCATCAAGTTTGACATTGAGAAAGAAGAGCCGGTGAGGAACGCTGAGGGTTTCTGCATCCCAGTGGAAAGAG ACGAGGTGGGCCTTCTGGTGGGCAAAATCACCAAACATACACCGTTCGTGGGATATGCTGGAAACAAGCAGCAGACGGATAAGAAGAGACTCGCTGACGTGTTTGAGAAAGGAGATCTGTATTTCCACAGTGGAGATCTGCTGAGGATCGACCATCAAAATTTTGTCTACTTTCAGGATCGGGTTGGAGACACGTTCAG GTGGAAAGGAGAAAACGTGGCCACAACTGAAGTGGCAGATATTCTCACCATGGTGGACTGCATCGAGGAGGCCAACGTTTATGGAGTCAAAGTTGAAG GTCATGAAGGAAGGATTGGAATGGCAGCTGTGAAACTGAAGGAGGGCAGAGAGTTCGACTGCGTCTCCACCTGCAGTGTTTTGGCCAACTACCTTCCAGTCTACGCCAGACCTCGATTCATAAGAATTcag AATTCTCTGGAGGTCACAGGAACCTTCAAGATGATGAAGGTGAAGCTGGTGGAGGAGGGCTTCAATCCAGCGCTGATAGAAGATTCACTGTTCTTCCTGGATTTGACACAGAAGAAGTACATTCCTCTTTCTCAGGACATTTACAACTCGATCATGTCGCAGGACATTAAACTGTA